The Halomicronema hongdechloris C2206 genome includes a window with the following:
- a CDS encoding pentapeptide repeat-containing protein has product MDGHQLLTQYDKGNRAFLSANLRDADLKQAYLIGINLSRSDLRRADLRGADLSRANLSHANLADANLQDANLYGANLTGSNLSRANIRHANLSKTNLQGAQLTDAELSGANFHEANLAGAHMHGVDLTGIDMVSDNPDYLRVCRARLTTGIPRS; this is encoded by the coding sequence ATGGATGGTCATCAATTACTCACTCAATACGATAAGGGAAATCGTGCATTTCTCTCAGCCAACCTTAGAGACGCCGACTTGAAACAAGCCTATCTAATCGGTATCAACCTAAGTCGCTCAGACTTACGCCGAGCTGATTTGAGGGGGGCGGATCTCAGTCGGGCCAATCTGAGCCACGCCAATTTAGCTGACGCAAATTTACAAGACGCCAATTTATATGGGGCCAACCTAACGGGCAGTAACTTGTCTCGGGCTAACATCCGCCACGCCAACCTGAGTAAGACGAACTTACAAGGGGCCCAACTCACCGATGCCGAATTGAGTGGGGCCAATTTCCATGAGGCCAATTTAGCCGGAGCTCATATGCATGGTGTTGATCTCACCGGCATCGACATGGTTAGTGACAACCCAGACTATCTCCGGGTGTGCCGAGCCCGCCTCACCACCGGTATTCCCCGTTCTTAG
- a CDS encoding branched-chain amino acid ABC transporter permease, which produces MDLGGLLAFGIFFATLASIYAILTLGLNIQWGYAGMLNIGVGAFFAVGAYTSAIATTPQSDNYIGGFELPMVVGLLLAMAVAGILAGLIGIITLGLRSDYLAIATIGIAEIVRLVLKNEAWLTNGVRGIAGIANPFTGLLPGANGLLYLAGVLVILGLVFWASDRAYRSPWGRVLRALREDEPASQAAGKNVLVFRLQAFILGAMFMGLAGALYAHFVAFISPEAFQPEFATFIVWVMLIAGGSGNTRGAVLGAIAIWALWSGTELITNLVPVAWVTRASALRLLLIGGLLQVILLARPEGIWPEHPPQPIDSEPKRRWRLRR; this is translated from the coding sequence ATGGATTTAGGTGGTCTGCTGGCTTTTGGGATCTTTTTTGCGACATTGGCTAGTATCTATGCCATTTTGACCCTGGGGCTGAATATCCAATGGGGCTATGCTGGCATGCTCAATATTGGGGTTGGTGCCTTCTTTGCCGTGGGAGCTTACACCAGTGCGATCGCAACGACGCCCCAGAGCGACAACTACATCGGCGGCTTCGAGCTACCGATGGTGGTGGGCTTACTGCTGGCCATGGCGGTGGCTGGCATCTTGGCCGGGTTGATTGGCATCATCACCCTGGGGCTGCGCTCGGACTACCTTGCGATCGCAACCATCGGCATCGCTGAAATCGTGCGCCTGGTGCTAAAGAATGAAGCCTGGCTCACCAATGGAGTTCGCGGCATTGCCGGAATCGCTAACCCCTTCACAGGACTCTTACCAGGCGCCAATGGCCTCCTTTATCTGGCAGGAGTGCTTGTGATCTTGGGGTTAGTGTTCTGGGCCAGCGATCGGGCTTACCGTTCTCCCTGGGGTCGAGTGTTGCGGGCCCTACGAGAAGACGAACCAGCCAGCCAGGCTGCCGGCAAAAACGTCCTCGTGTTTCGTTTACAGGCCTTCATCCTAGGAGCTATGTTCATGGGCCTGGCAGGCGCTCTCTATGCCCACTTCGTCGCCTTTATCAGCCCAGAGGCCTTTCAACCAGAATTTGCTACCTTCATCGTCTGGGTCATGTTGATTGCCGGCGGCAGTGGTAACACTCGCGGTGCCGTCCTGGGAGCAATTGCCATTTGGGCACTATGGTCAGGAACCGAACTCATTACCAATTTAGTGCCAGTGGCCTGGGTCACTCGAGCCAGTGCCCTACGTCTCTTGTTGATTGGAGGATTACTGCAGGTGATTCTATTGGCCCGGCCAGAAGGTATTTGGCCAGAGCATCCTCCCCAACCCATTGACTCTGAACCCAAGCGTAGATGGCGTTTACGCCGCTGA